Within the Fusarium keratoplasticum isolate Fu6.1 chromosome 1, whole genome shotgun sequence genome, the region TCTCGCTTTTCCATGTTTCCAAGGCGCCCATAATCTCGTCAAGCGTTGGCGCCGAAGAGACTCGTGTAGTTCcgaggtgaagaagacgcGTTCTTGCCAGGATGCCCTGAAGCTTGAGTGACCAGGACACAAGCTTGGCATCTGTGCCGATGCCACCATCGACAAACCCTTCCCTTGGAGGAACAATCTCGACGTCCAATTCTTGCAGCCCACTTGGTCGGCCAAGGCTAGAAGCCAAGAACTGTTCAAAAGAGTAAAGGGTGCAAAAAACCCATTTCCGAATCTCCCTCTCTAGAGGCCGAAAAGAGGAGCTCATGTCTGATCGATGAAGACCGAGTGCAAACGAGATGCGGGTTGCAGTTCCAGTTAGATTCCAAGCTGCATTCCTCTCATTGTTGTTGTGCAGAAACAATGCCAGTAACAATAGCACTCGCACATTTGTGAGTGAGCACTTGGAGATGAATTGTGGCAGCAGAGCTCTAGCAACCGTGACAGACTTTCGTCGAAGCGCTGTGTGGTCAACACCTTGGATAGTTCTGTCCGCAATAGAGCCAAAAGCAATCATCATGTGAAGACAGCCAATCCAGCCCCAGTCTGGCAACGGACGCCGTCGGGATGGTCCAATTTGAGGATGCCGTCGAGCTTGTACAATGTACAATTCGTACTCATCCTCGAATGTTGCCCGGTGAAAGAGAGGAAAGTCGTCGTGGACGTTTTTAAAGTATGATTGAATTAGCTGTTCCAAGACGTCATTGGATGGGAGTTGTCTCAGTATCTCATTCATGTCGGCGGTTGGAAGGCGGGTAAAGTCGCGGGCAATAGCAGAAGTGATTGAACCAGGCGAAAGTCCATCCTGGGGAGCTGCTTCGACAGCCCCTTGCTGGCCTGTAGTATCGTCGTCTTGACCATCGGCTTCAAGAAGGCGAGAGGTGTTGTCCTGGGTAAACCTCGTGGAACCTTCACGACCGGGAGACTCATGAGGGCTATTGTTAGCGTCGACAAGCTTGCGAAGCTGGTTCCAAAAGTTGAGCGTGCCTGAAGGACCGATGTAATGCTCGTGGCCAGAAACATCCTTGACCAGTGAAGCCTGAGGTTCCTCGCTCTGCGACTTGATCCCCGTTGAAGAAGCGTCACTCTCCGTAGACTGAGTAGTGACAGCAGAGGCATCAGGACCGGTTGGAGTGTGCTGAGCAGGCGATTGCACGATATTCTCAATAGCAACTTGTTTTCGGTTGGGGTCAGCTATGTTGGGCATGCTGTATCCCATCCGCCGACCCAAATTTGCAAGGTCGCTGACTGTGTCGAGAGTCTCATTTGGAAAGGCGCCTttgacgatggcctcgagaCAGCGATATCTGACTGGATGTCAACCAACAAATACATAAACTACCGCCCGGTTACAGCGACTAACCTATCGCTAAGATCATCCAAGCTCCCATAGAAACGCGTCTTTCGCGGTGCCGTGTAAGAGCAAGTCGCATTATGCTCTAGGCACGTCACGCATCCCGTCCCAGATGGAGACGGTACACACCTACATCGTCGCTGAACCAGTCAATCAAACCCCTTCCCGCCAAGGAGGATCCATACCTTGCGACAGCGGTCACAGCTCTGAGCATTCCGCTTCCGGAACTCGTCAGGAATCCGCCTTGTCCGCCTCTTGGCAGCAGACGAAGTCTCGGATGCAGCATCCATGGCTCAAGATTGTCAAAGGAGTCATCGAATCGATGTCACCATCCAGAAAAGCACAAGTTTGACGATGAGGGGGCAGGGGTTCATCGGAAGCATGCTTCCGACTATATCCGTAGATTGCATCAAGATGAGTGCGGGGATGGGCGATGATGTGATCGCACTAGCCAACCTCTAATGAGGAACTGGACTAGCCGACTCTTACTTGGACCTCCACTCTCGCCATGTTTCGTCGTATCGTCAGTTCAACTCCTTCGAAGCTGTACTATCCTAGGCAGAATCACTTTATTAGACAGCTCAGGATGGCAAGCACCTTGACTCTGCCTGACTCTAGGACCCTGGCCTATTCGCTAGACGTCGCGCCAAAAGACGGGCCACTGGTGATCCTCTCCAACCCCCTCTGCGCCTCATTCTCGCTCTGGGACCACGtcgtcaagatcctcaacgAGAATGGCTTCCGCACTCTACGTTATGACCAGCCTGGCCATGGAGGTTCATCTGCGCCAAAGAATCTAGATGCCACCTTTGACTCAATGGCTGACGACGTGCACCATCTGCTGGAGTCGCTAGAAATCAAGAAGGTCGACTCATGGATTGGAGTCTCCATGGGTGCATCGACTGGCATCTACTTTACCACCAAGTTTCCCAACACAGTCAGcaagctcgccatctgcGACACAATTGCGTCGTCACCTGTCAACGCTGGTGTCGAAGATCTCTTTGTCCAAAGAGTGGCGGCCGCCAGAGAAGCCGGCAATCTCGAGACGACGATCCAGGGCACCATGGAACGCTGGTTCGGCAAAGACTGGCTGGAGAAGAACCCAGAAGAGGCTCAGCGGGTACAGACCCTCATGTCTAAGACGACCGTGGACGGCTTCGAGACGTGCTGTAATGCGCTCAGCAGCAAGACTTTTGATCTACGACCTCTTCTTGGAAAGGTCGGCGAAGcagttgatgatgccgtTGTCATCGTGGGCCAGAATGACGCAAATCTGCCCGAGGTTATGGCAGACATGAGAACCCAGATTGACCAAGGATTCAAGGCGACaggcaaggagaagctcatTTCACTTTTTGTCATCAGAGATGCCGGGCATGTTTGCTTCATTGATGGGCTGAAGCAGTTCGCGGATACCATAGTCGCGTGGTTGACGGCTGATCAGAGGCGCCACGAGATCGAGGCTTTGAAGTCGAAGAAGTCCTAGCTGAACTGAATTAATTAGGTGAGCCAACTATCCATGTCGAAAACGGGTAAAAGTTATGATTATAATATTCGTTATCTTGTGACAAAGCCTATCTCAGTATTACCTCAAAGTACCTAGGAGGAAAATAACCTGACATTACATGAGCATTCAGGGACCCTAGCAAGTGTCATCTCGTGGAAAGGAACTGATCTCAACTCACACAAAACACCAAATAAATGCAAAATTGAAACTCCATATCTTTCTATCTATCCAAGGACCACCTGTGCAAGCTGCTTCTCTGCATTCTCCTCCCACCAGCTCGCCAGAGCCTCGCCACATGCCCGCCTATACGAAACACCCCTTATCCTTTCAACCCACAAAACAAAGTAACAATCTCGCGGATCCATGCCAGGTATTCTCGTTTTTCCTAATTAAATTTCAGTCGTCTCCTTGTATTCTTAGGTAGGGCTTTTGCAAACCTGAGCTGCCTTGATCGGTTCGCTCGACGTCATGTCCAAGCCAAGTAGACCAACCTCTGGCGAAAGCTACGAGCTCCAGAGTGCTTGGTCTCTTTTTTTCGTCCATCATTTCCTCGACACTCGCAATATAAGGCATTGTAACTGAAAGAATTGTCCTGCTGCCTTCCACAAAGTGGATACGCCGTCCATAGTCCTCGACTCGAAGGATAGTTGTCTTTGATGACACCAAGTGCGCTCGGCTGGTTTCGCACCACAAGTACTGCGTTTGATCACTCAATGATGGTGTATCTGACCAGTTTAGAACTGGCACTGGATATTTGAAACCATGTTGGGGGCTCAATTCGTGAAAGAAGACATTCTTTGGTTCGCCACCAGGAGGGTAAAAATCGTGGGGATGATGTTGTCGGTCGTAATCCTCCCTCTTCCAGCCATGGGGTAACTCTGCTGGAACATTTGCACTGAAATTGTTTTTATACTTGTGCCATTCAGATCTTACTCTCCTTCTGCTGGTCGAGTCCGGCGTCGCCATAGTAAACCATTCTGTGACGGGCTCCTGAAAGCCAATCTTTTGCTCATGATAATTCCACGGCTGCATGACTTCAAATTCGGCATCTTTAGGAAAGTTGACATCACCCTCCCAGCCTAGCCATGACCAGCTTGGAAGTCCATCCTGAAGTACATTCGCGGCGTTTGATCCTTGTCTTCTCTGGATATTGGAGTAGAGACTTGCCCAAGCCAGAGACATGTCGAAAAAGAACTCGGACAATCCATACAACAAGCCGCCGGGGTGGACTCGATGAAGCATAGCCTGTATCCCCGCAAAAGCTCTCGGTGCATCTTCCTGCATAGTCAAtgccttggtgttgaacgTTGAGGCCATTGACATGAAATCCCAGATGCTCGGCGAAGGATCCAGAGCAGACTCCTTAGTTCGAAACATTCGACTCCACTGAGCATCAGCTTCTAGATTAATGCTGAATGTCTCTTGCCACCGGGCGCATTGGCATTGCCACACGAGAGGGCCGTGATTGAATACCAAGCGTCGACGGGAGAAGAGCCACTCTTGAAAGGTCCAGCCTCGCTGATGATACGAGTACTTGGTCCCGGCAGTCGGGTCCTGCGACAGAGGCTTGGCTATCAACTTGTTGCCATCTGCCAGATCGTAGATGCGCATTCCGAGGTCTCTCTCTGGAGAGAGGCCCTTGAGACCACGGAGTCCAAACTCAGCGCCACATCCAGTAGCCGCCATGACGCAAAAGGTCGAATTTGCGTAAATAAGCTGCATTTGGTTCAGATTCCGACCAAGACTTACGGGGTCATCTTGGATGATACACAGGGCATCAACCCAGAGGTATCGTTCGCCGAGTAATTTAACAATGTCTATGGTGTTTCGAATAGTCTCTGGTAGTTGGCTTGCAAACTTTGGCTCGCATAGGGCCCCGGGCTGTCTCAGCTCGTTGAGTGTAACCTTTGTGTTCTTGAGATTCCGACCCAGGCCCCAGGTGTATGACAAGGCAACGTAGTCCAATCCCCTTCCTGGAGGAGATACAATGCAGTTGTCAACCACGTCGATGAACCATTCGGGATCGGCAGGCTCGACTCCTTTCAGCCAAGGTGGCTCACCGCATTGTGACTGGTGTGAATTCTTGCAGGCCGAGAACCAACCACGAAT harbors:
- a CDS encoding HET domain-containing protein yields the protein MTCDVCETIIDIYSAGFEEWDEEILGEVSTVLNSNCPHAESLRRAANFDRPIADFPNELLAIKKEGKQTGVRLGLAHLTPEDEVIFDNVSTTYMDLVAPRGSVDHPGQGILPDPKWIDLDIIRGWFSACKNSHQSQCGEPPWLKGVEPADPEWFIDVVDNCIVSPPGRGLDYVALSYTWGLGRNLKNTKVTLNELRQPGALCEPKFASQLPETIRNTIDIVKLLGERYLWVDALCIIQDDPVSLGRNLNQMQLIYANSTFCVMAATGCGAEFGLRGLKGLSPERDLGMRIYDLADGNKLIAKPLSQDPTAGTKYSYHQRGWTFQEWLFSRRRLVFNHGPLVWQCQCARWQETFSINLEADAQWSRMFRTKESALDPSPSIWDFMSMASTFNTKALTMQEDAPRAFAGIQAMLHRVHPGGLLYGLSEFFFDMSLAWASLYSNIQRRQGSNAANVLQDGLPSWSWLGWEGDVNFPKDAEFEVMQPWNYHEQKIGFQEPVTEWFTMATPDSTSRRRLSPEVGLLGLDMTSSEPIKAAQEKREYLAWIREIVTLFCGLKG
- a CDS encoding Zn(2)-C6 fungal-type domain-containing protein codes for the protein MDAASETSSAAKRRTRRIPDEFRKRNAQSCDRCRKRRCRCVPSPSGTGCVTCLEHNATCSYTAPRKTRFYGSLDDLSDRYRCLEAIVKGAFPNETLDTVSDLANLGRRMGYSMPNIADPNRKQVAIENIVQSPAQHTPTGPDASAVTTQSTESDASSTGIKSQSEEPQASLVKDVSGHEHYIGPSGTLNFWNQLRKLVDANNSPHESPGREGSTRFTQDNTSRLLEADGQDDDTTGQQGAVEAAPQDGLSPGSITSAIARDFTRLPTADMNEILRQLPSNDVLEQLIQSYFKNVHDDFPLFHRATFEDEYELYIVQARRHPQIGPSRRRPLPDWGWIGCLHMMIAFGSIADRTIQGVDHTALRRKSVTVARALLPQFISKCSLTNVRVLLLLALFLHNNNERNAAWNLTGTATRISFALGLHRSDMSSSFRPLEREIRKWVFCTLYSFEQFLASSLGRPSGLQELDVEIVPPREGFVDGGIGTDAKLVSWSLKLQGILARTRLLHLGTTRVSSAPTLDEIMGALETWKSEISKAPGFDVPWVKSSGSGLTDNTNAMDMEDLKVSLAWKTRAQLRAVLLLHVQFHYIAIVATRPLLLRDVALTRKSPTDSPAPSMPLHSAVCVKHACQLSYLIILLDHFDVINGLSGLDIFYAYCSAMVLILRLLRLRPGESTEDVGDEEASLQTRIGHLVSTLRGVISRTEKSGSMKRLAQVVDTFSECANNPNEAPSSPPLGSNINGVAHHASGIMNTSQSEFGQAMTLGSMEGLIDFLPFPGFGTIEGSMTQFMPGGDVTMPEWSDMELFMGGFGEQGRTAF
- a CDS encoding AB hydrolase-1 domain-containing protein, with the protein product MASTLTLPDSRTLAYSLDVAPKDGPLVILSNPLCASFSLWDHVVKILNENGFRTLRYDQPGHGGSSAPKNLDATFDSMADDVHHLLESLEIKKVDSWIGVSMGASTGIYFTTKFPNTVSKLAICDTIASSPVNAGVEDLFVQRVAAAREAGNLETTIQGTMERWFGKDWLEKNPEEAQRVQTLMSKTTVDGFETCCNALSSKTFDLRPLLGKVGEAVDDAVVIVGQNDANLPEVMADMRTQIDQGFKATGKEKLISLFVIRDAGHVCFIDGLKQFADTIVAWLTADQRRHEIEALKSKKS